Proteins encoded together in one Bactrocera neohumeralis isolate Rockhampton unplaced genomic scaffold, APGP_CSIRO_Bneo_wtdbg2-racon-allhic-juicebox.fasta_v2 cluster11, whole genome shotgun sequence window:
- the LOC126765865 gene encoding putative nuclease HARBI1, producing MESDWDWDFDSDPEYDDLWNVIIMRRTKEIRCRPKFFKLYDDKDFRDRFRISKNIAWNVLDCIRLQIEHKTKWNHALSPEQMLLLTLRFYATGSMLRTVGDLFGVSKSTVSRVITVVSHHIAQLKDHHIYMPKTERDLKKSQRDFFNLAKFPRVIAAIDCTHVKIISPGGEDAELFRNRKGIFSINVQTLCDSNPRIIDIVARWPGSSHDATIFRNSRIHCRLESGEFGSGIVIADSGYENNHFVITPLMHVNTSAENLFNESLIRTRNCIERSYGVWKLLRNICCNNRDIMAPPLSNEIEDVVNNMINIPNNRNAESHTINNVTRKCLIDNYFSLL from the exons atggaatcagATTGGGATTGGGATTTTGACAGTGACCCAGAATACGATGACCTCTGGAATGTTATAATAATGCGACGAACAAAAGAAATCAGGTGCCGGCCAAAATTCTTCAAGCTATATGACGATAAAGATTTCCGCGACAGATTTCGGATTAGCAAAAACATTGCCTGGAATGTGCTCGATTGTATTCGACTACAAATTGAACACAAAACCAAGTG GAATCATGCATTATCACCAGAACAAATGCTTTTGCTTACATTGAGGTTTTATGCTACGGGAAGTATGTTGAGGACAGTAGGAGATTTATTTGGAGTATCTAAAAGTACGGTATCAAGAGTTATAACAGTAGTTTCGCACCACATAGCCCAATTAAAAGACCATCACATTTATATGCCAAAAACGGAAAGAGACCTGAAAAAGTCCCAGAGAGACTTTTTTAACTTAGCTAAATTTCCTCGAGTGATCGCAGCAATTGATTGCactcatgtaaaaataatttctccag GTGGGGAAGATGCAGAGCTATTTCGTAACAGAAAAGGTATATTTTCCATCAACGTCCAGACGTTATGTGATAGTAATCCCCGCATCATAGACATCGTTGCACGGTGGCCTGGATCCTCTCATGATGCTACTATTTTCCGTAACTCTCGGATTCATTGTCGATTAGAATCTGGAGAATTTGGTTCTGGAATAGTAATTGCAGACAGTGGTTATGAAAATAACCACTTCGTGATTACGCCACTAATGCATGTCAATACGAGTGCCGAAAATCTTTTTAACGAGTCTCTTATAAGAACTCGGAATTGTATCGAGCGCTCATATGGAGTCTGGAAGC TATTACGCAACATCTGCTGCAATAATCGCGATATAATGGCTCCGCCactttcaaatgaaattgaagatGTTGTAAACAATATGATTAATATACCCAATAATCGCAATGCTGAAAGTCATACAATAAATAATGTTACTAGAAAATGTTTAATAGATAATTACTTCAGTTTATTGTAG